In Rhinolophus ferrumequinum isolate MPI-CBG mRhiFer1 chromosome 18, mRhiFer1_v1.p, whole genome shotgun sequence, a genomic segment contains:
- the MISP gene encoding mitotic interactor and substrate of PLK1 — protein MDRVTRYPIFSIPDSPGVAGLALNGDTSYTFELVEVGPSASCWGQDQPQAWTADHKAQLDVVRTRAPCSLRAIPSQRFLQLEDHEDEEVKVYQLDTRDTTPKWPRDLQRERWVVIQDQAVRKSSTVATLRSTPDHGDPRTPGRPQSMPLEENMIDREQIDFLAARQQFLSLEQANAEIPQNPQARVAPTFAPPGVGQAPKALNGLSLANGYVVSVQSQEKEEKKVRGLSTVSGVRAVNDPGSRSPAESLEARKETPIEREIRLVQEREAALREQRGLQRAASHQELVEIPTRPLLTKVSLSTAPRRDRGRPSLYVQRDMAQETQREEDHRREGLQMGRASTPDWVSEEPRPGLRRALSSDSILGLAPDASVVDPVPDVRKVNRIPPAAYQPYLSPGTPRQESPAFRAYGKLSGLSADEAKVVASPKAAGSQKLVSATSAKPSGTKQEKQERWKPARGPLRANGGVVRWEYFRLRPLRFRVPDVPQKAEPPRTWGWEVAGAPALRLQKSQSSELLEREVQSVLRREREVAEERRKALFPDVFSPPPDEGCEQDSRSSSQASGIMGSYSVSESHYFTPIHLHSGLVWTAEGPAEAAREQRKKKEQWYAGINPLDHVNSEVLEATRVTRHKNAMAERWEAGVYASEDED, from the exons ATGGACCGTGTGACCAGATACCCCATCTTCAGCATCCCCGACTCACCAGGTGTGGCCGGCCTAGCCCTCAATGGGGACACCAGCTACACATTTGAGCTGGTGGAGGTGGGGCCCTCGGCCAGTTGTTGGGGCCAGGACCAGCCTCAGGCATGGACGGCTGACCACAAAGCCCAGCTGGACGTGGTGAGGACGAGGGCACCCTGCAGCCTGCGTGCCATCCCCAGCCAACGGTTCCTGCAGCTGGAGGACCACGAGGATGAGGAGGTGAAGGTTTACCAGCTGGATACCAGGGACACCACGCCCAAGTGGCCACGAGACCTGCAGCGGGAGCGCTGGGTGGTCATCCAGGACCAGGCAGTCAGGAAGAGTAGTACAGTAGCCACGCTCCGTAGCACCCCTGACCACGGAGACCCCAGGACCCCAGGCCGACCTCAGTCCATGCCCCTGGAGGAAAACATGATCGACAGGGAACAAATCGACTTCCTGGCAGCGAGGCAGCAGTTCCTGAGTCTGGAGCAGGCAAATGCGGAGATCCCTCAGAACCCTCAGGCCAGGGTGGCCCCCACATTTGCCCCACCAGGGGTTGGCCAGGCCCCCAAGGCCTTGAATGGGCTGTCTCTGGCCAATGGGTATGTTGTCTCAGTCCAGtcccaggagaaggaagagaagaaggtcCGTGGTTTGTCTACAGTGTCTGGTGTTCGAGCTGTGAACGACCCTGGTTCCCGGTCCCCAGCGGAGTCACTGGAGGCCCGCAAGGAGACGCCCATCGAGCGTGAGATCCGGCTGGTCCAGGAGCGCGAGGCTGCTCTGCGCGAGCAGAGGGGGCTGCAGCGGGCCGCCAGCCACCAGGAGCTGGTGGAGATCCCCACGCGGCCACTGCTGACCAAGGTGAGCCTGAGCACGGCTCCGCGGCGGGACAGGGGGCGCCCATCGCTCTACGTGCAGCGTGACATGGCGCAGGAGACGCAGCGCGAGGAGGACCACCGGCGGGAAGGCCTGCAAATGGGCCGGGCGTCCACGCCCGACTGGGTCTCGGAGGAGCCTCGACCCGGACTCAGGAGAGCCCTCAGCTCGGACTCCATCCTTGGCCTGGCCCCAGACGCCAGTGTGGTCGATCCCGTCCCAGATGTGAGAAAGGTGAACCGCATCCCACCTGCCGCCTACCAGCCGTACCTGAGCCCCGGGACCCCCCGGCAAGAGTCCCCAGCCTTCCGCGCATACGGCAAGCTGAGTGGGCTCTCTGCAGATGAGGCCAAGGTGGTGGCCTCTCCAAAGGCCGCAGGGTCTCAGAAGCTGGTCTCGGCAACCTCTGCAAAACCCTCAGGCACGAAACAGGAGAAGCAGGAGCGCTGGAAGCCCGCCAGGGGACCCCTGCGAGCCAACGGGGGTGTGGTGCGATGGGAATACTTTCGCCTGCGTCCCCTGCGGTTCAGGGTCCCAGACGTACCCCAGAAAGCTGAGCCCCCACGAACCTGGGGCTGGGAGGTGGCTGGGGCCCCAGCGCTGAGGCTACAAAAGTCCCAGTCATCTGAGCTGTTGGAGAGGGAGGTGCAGAGTGTCCTGAGGCGGGAGAGGGAGGTGGCGGAGGAGCGGCGGAAAGCTCTCTTCCCAGACGTCTTCTCCCCGCCCCCAGACGAGGGCTGTGAGCAAGACTCCAGGAGCTCTTCCCAGGCGTCAG GCATCATGGGCAGTTACTCGGTGTCTGAGTCACACTACTTCACCCCCATCCACCTGCATTCAGGCCTGGTGTGGACGGCGGAGGGCCCAGCCGAGGCTGCTCgtgagcagagaaagaagaaggaacagTGG taCGCTGGCATCAACCCTTTAGACCACGTCAACTCGGAG GTCCTGGAAGCCACGCGGGTGACCCGCCACAAGAACGCCATGGCGGAACGCTGGGAAGCTGGAGTCTATGCCAGCGAGGATGAGGACTGA